The nucleotide window AGACCGCGGCGATCTCCGTGCTCCGGCTGACCCGGCTGTTCCTGCCCGCGCTCAAGGAGAGCAAGGGCTCGCTGGTGATGATCAACTCGGCCGTGCTGCGGCATTCGCGGCGCACGTTCGGCGCCTACAAGGTGGCGAAGTCGGCGCTGCTGTCGCTGTCCCAGAGCCTGGCCAGCGAGCTGGGGCCGGACGGCGTGCGCGTCAACACCGTGGCGCCGGGGTACATCTGGGGCCCGAACCTCAAGTGGTACTTCGCCTACCTGGCCAAGGAACGCGGTGTCACGCCGGAGGACGTCTACGCCGAGACGGCGTCCACAATAGACCTGCGCAAACTGCCCGAGCCCGACGAGATCGCCGACGCGGTCGTGTTCCTCGCCTCGCCGATGGCGCGCGCGATCACCGGGCAATGCCTCGACGTCAACGGCGGCGAGTACCACCACTAGGAGGATCCATGCGCCCCGGCCGGGAAGACGTCGGCACCTTCGACGACCTGCACGCCTCGGCGTCGAAGCTCACTGGGCTCGGCGACTTCGGCGCGGACGAGTACGCCGAGGGCCTGCGCGTGCTGCTGGAGTCGTACGAGGCGGACGAGGAACTGACGCCGTACGGCAACAAGGTGCACCGGGCGATGCTGCGCGGCGCGCTGGTGGCGCGGCTGCTGAGCGAGGCGTCGTGGAAGCAGAACCCGGCGTACGCGGACGTCCGGATCGAGCGGCCGATCTTCGTCACCGGCCTGCCCCGCACCGGCACGACGGCCCTGCACCGGCTGCTCGCCGAGGATCCCGCGCACCAGGGGCTCGAGGTGTGGCTCGCGGAGGTCCCGCAGCCGCGGCCGCCGCGTTCGACGTGGGCGGAGAACCCGATCTTCCAGGGCATCCAGGCCGGCTACGAACGCCACCACGTCGAGCACCCGGAGTTCATGGGTGTGCACCACATGTCCGCCGACCAGGTGGAGGAGTGCTGGCAGCTGCTGCGCCAGTCGATGCGGTCGGTGTCGTTCGAGTGCCTGGCGCACCTGCCGCGGTACTCGCGCTGGCTGGCCAAGCAGGACTGGACGGACGCCTACGCCCGGCACAGGCGCAACCTGCAGCTGATCGGGCTACCGGACGCGGGCAAGCGCTGGGTGCTCAAGAACCCGAGTCACCTCTTCGCGCTGGACGCGCTGATGGCGACCTACCCGGACGCGCTGGTGATCCAGACCCACCGGGCGCCGAGCACGATCATGGCGTCGATGTGCAGCCTGGCCGAGAAGGCCGCGGACGGCTGGTCTTCGAAGTTCCGGGGTGAGGTCATCGGGCAGGGGCAGCTGGAGCTGTGGGCGCGCGGCGCGGACGAGTTCGGCTGGGCCCGGGCGCGGCACAACCCGGCGCAGTTCTGCGACGTCCGCTACGAGGACTTCGTCGCGGACCCGATCGGCACGGTGTCCACTG belongs to Amycolatopsis tolypomycina and includes:
- a CDS encoding SDR family oxidoreductase; translated protein: MSVENVLQGKVVVVSGIGPGLGRSIAVRSAEAGADVVLAARTESRLSEVAKEVTNLGRRAIAVRTDIDDADSAANLVNEAVEAFGRVDAVVHNAFAVPPLTDLATVDFDAVRAGFETAAISVLRLTRLFLPALKESKGSLVMINSAVLRHSRRTFGAYKVAKSALLSLSQSLASELGPDGVRVNTVAPGYIWGPNLKWYFAYLAKERGVTPEDVYAETASTIDLRKLPEPDEIADAVVFLASPMARAITGQCLDVNGGEYHH
- a CDS encoding sulfotransferase family protein; this encodes MRPGREDVGTFDDLHASASKLTGLGDFGADEYAEGLRVLLESYEADEELTPYGNKVHRAMLRGALVARLLSEASWKQNPAYADVRIERPIFVTGLPRTGTTALHRLLAEDPAHQGLEVWLAEVPQPRPPRSTWAENPIFQGIQAGYERHHVEHPEFMGVHHMSADQVEECWQLLRQSMRSVSFECLAHLPRYSRWLAKQDWTDAYARHRRNLQLIGLPDAGKRWVLKNPSHLFALDALMATYPDALVIQTHRAPSTIMASMCSLAEKAADGWSSKFRGEVIGQGQLELWARGADEFGWARARHNPAQFCDVRYEDFVADPIGTVSTVYDHFGLEFTPEARTAMTAVHEASRTGDRKPVHRYSLADFGLTPEEVDERFASYLAAHELSR